Within Sardina pilchardus chromosome 21, fSarPil1.1, whole genome shotgun sequence, the genomic segment CCTTCTACCAGATGGTaggagagtgatgaagagacTGTGGCTGGGATGACTGGGGTCAGCGAGGATCCGCTTGGTCTTTCTTCagcagagctacagtagctGTAAAGGTCCTGAATAGGTGACTCAGTCCTTGTGGTGCTCTGCACTGCGCTGACAGGAGCTTTGCTTTACAATACCATGCTGTGATGTTGCCAGTCAGGATACTCTGAATGATACAGCGGTAGAAGTTGGCCAGTATTTCACCATCCATACCAAACATACAAAAGAAAGAAGGGCCACTGTCTTGCTGACTTTGTGGccatacctacagtatatggtgtGACCAGCTCAGATCCTCGCTAATGTTAGTTCCAAGGAATCTGAAGCAGCTGACTCTCCAAAGCTGTGTCCCCAATGTAGATGGGTGTGTGCTCTCCATTTGTCCACTGTATCAGCTCCTTGGTTTTGCTGACGTTAAGCAGCAGGCTGTTGTCCTGGTACCAAGATGTCAGGGTTGCCACCTCTGCTCTGTAAGCAGATTCATCACTCATGAACCAGCTGATTATGGTGGTGTCCTCTAGGcagggtgaaccctgcctgacctgccggcgaatctGGATtttgcagctcaggctggaaacctgcacatctacactatattgccaaaagtattggatcactttccttgacccccataatgatttaagtgacatcccattcttaatccatagggcgtAAGATGACATTGGTCCATCCTTTGCAGTTATAACAGCTTCGAcctttctgggaaggctttcgttaaggtttaggagtgtgtttatgggaatttttggtAATTCTTCTAggagtgcatttgtgaggtcacacactgagaaaactggctctcagtttccactctaattcatcccaaaggtgttctatcgggttgaggtcagcactctgtgcaggccagtcaagttcatccacaccaaactctgagatccatgtctttatggaccttccTTTGTGCACTGTTTGTCATGttgaaacaggaagtggctatccaaactgttcccacaaagttgggagcatgtaAGTGTCCGAAATCTATTGGTTAATGATGTAGCAATTCAGAGTTCCCTTCGCTGGAACTatggggccaagcccagctcagggatggcgccttcctgttccaacatgactgtgcgccagtgcacaaagcaaggtccataaagacatggatgacagagtttggtgtggataaacttgacaggcctgcacacagtcctgacctcaacccaacagaacacctttgagatgaattagggcgcaaactgagagccagtctcctcctccaacatcagtgtgtgaccctacaaatgtgcttctggaagactggtcaaaaatgcccataaatacactcctaaaccttgtggaaggcCTTACCAGAGCTGTTATAGCTACAAAGAGTGGACAaacatattaaaccctatggatgaagaataggatgtgactgaagttcatatgggggtcaagacaggtgacccaatacttttggcaatatagtgtatctcccctgcttcctgtccacaacctagCCCattgatgcccattgatcacgccacttgtgcagtagaaataaagtgcagactccccagactaatgttcaatattaaaatattgagtttagtatggtgatagccagactaagtgTCATCAACAAACTTGATGGTGTTTGAGGTGTAAGCTGCCATACAGTTATGAGTGTACAACAAGTTTAACACATCATCCCTTTATGTGATAACACCCTGGACCACGCATGCACTCCATACAGCCATGCTTCATATTTGATAACTTCATTCTCGCTGCCAATGGACAGAAGCTGAAATGTGAGCAGCCTGTGATTCGCTCagcacagcactggacacacgGATCAATTAGATGCTGCCTTGCGTGACTGTCTCCACACAACAGACAGGGGAGTTTTTGGACTGCTGCTGATAACATGAACTACATGAACAATTACACCGTATGTAACGGGCTACATGCAAATGCTTTGATGACACTGTATGAGAGTGACTTCACTCACTGTATGAGAGGGACAAACTTTCCTTAATCAGAAGCATGGGCTCGGAGTCGGACAGCTGCCCTCTTCCAACTCAAGTGAATAGTAAATATGAACTGAAAAAAATCAATTAAAAGGGTGAAGAGACAGTAAAGTGAAAGGTTGAGTCACCACAGTGGCTCTAACACCATGGACATGTGGAGTGGGCTAAGGACAAttacagaggaaagagtgttagAGCAGAGGTGTCTGCTTCACTTGCAGAGGAGCTGAACTCCTTCTATGCTCTCTTTGAGAATGACACAGGGTCAGGGTCTTTGTTAGAGCAAGATTGCAACCCATTTCTGAAAGCGATTGAGTGAAAATCATTTAGGAGGATGAAAACGCATAAAGGACCTGGACCAGACAACATTCCAGGGTCGTGTTCTCAAGGCTTGTGCATCTGAACTGGCTGAGGTCTTTATAGGCATCTTTAAATGTTTTGTACAGTGTGATGGAGAACATAgcagtattattattaatgtgagGATAGAGCATTTGTGTGAAAGTTGTAGAATTGATGGAAATCATTTTTGGAGTGTGATGTTTTTCGGTTTATCTAAAtaaatgtgtagcctaaataaagcCATATTTCTAGGACTTAATTGGTCTTCAGGGCTTTGTATGTGACTGAAAGTTCCTGTGTTAAGTTATAAAGTCATGTGAATCTTACGCAGAGTTGATTTACACAAGTTTGTTTCTAGACCCTATAGGTATACCTACTGTACGTGGAATACTCCTGAGTCCGCACTTGAGGAAGAATCAGAGTTTGCCGGGCTTTTGTCGACGGCTTTGGGTTTACTCGAAAACAGTTACACTCCAGATTGGTAGATGGCACTTTCCTGCGTTTTTCAATTATGCAAGCAATTATGAGGACCATAGATATTCTATGCGTTTTTGTGTTGCGCACGCTAGAAATCTCTTCAGGtacatcagtcacacacaccgtAAACTACGCTTGGAGTTGGAACTTTTATTGTGTCTCTGCGTTGCCAGTTGTACTACACAAAATAATCTGTTGCCTTGCAGCCATGTCGGCGAGACCTAATTCTAAAACAGGTACGTTTTCTTAAATATTTCACTCTATGTTCAAAGTCTTTTTGCACCGATTGATTGGCTGGTGACCGGAATTAATTGGCCAGCTTTTACGCGACCGGCCGTTCAGTCAGGAGATGCCGTTTTCATGCTGGTCAAATGCTCTCGCGCGCCGCACTTGAAACAACATACATCACtgacaaagatccttcattacgcTTTAACCCTCTCCGTCACTGAGTTTGTAAAGTCGGGACTGGACGTACACACTCCAGAAAGCGCTGACAGAGATGTTATGCGCAGAGAGCGAGCGCGGTGCTTTGCCACATCGCGTGGAATTTACAAAGATACAGTAAAAATCACCAGGGACGTAGTAGGCTACAAAACTTTTAGTGTGGGCACTGAGCGGAGCtcgattttttttaaaaaaaaccttttcaaGATCAAAACCTTGAACATAAGATATTGTTCTTCATTCTTTATGGACCTATGTACAATTCTATGACAACCAGTTACAATCACTTATCTATTGGACAAAGACAACCAACCCTCTCAAGATCTACATTGTGTAACCTCATTTTAAAAACCCTTTTAAagttcaaaacacacacctgaaacaTAATTAAAAGGAGATCATGGAGATAAATGTTAAAATGAGATAATGTTCCtgatacttaattcaactgtgCACATGATAACTACTTCTCTACAAACCACTCATATTGTCAGATGCCCAAAAAGCATTACAAGATCCATCCTGAAAGCTCTCAGCCTCCATGGCAATGAAGCGGTCTTGACTCATTCTACTCTGGAGACTGTTTTTCTCAAATTTCAGTGTCTCATGTAGTGAGTTTTCCTAAATGAATTTAGACTGGTTTTAATATTAGACTCCCTATTGATCTCTGGGTAAGCAATCTGTAGTACAACCTGTTGCTCAATCACAAAGTTGTAGACAGACCAGAGACAGACGGACTGTAAGCTTTGTAGCAGTGCCTCGCCAGGTTTAGGCCTAGCATCTTTATGCTGCAAAGGGCTTCCAAGGAAGTATAATATTAATTGACCTTCAATGATTTTTTTGGGCATAGCTGACTCTCTGTTTCCCATCTCTCATCTAGTCTCCTAGATACTTTCTGTGTTCGTTTGGGATCAAATTCTACCTCAATCTTTTAGGCAATCTATTCTGCCTGAAGCCAAATAGCAGCAAACTCTTCTGTTATGAATCTGGCAAGCTCTGACTTGCTATCTTCACATGTACTGCAACACTCATATCCATTTGTTAAAATATGCTATTAAAGATAGAATCAGCAATCAGTAACAGCAGGTCAAACTCTATTTAGTTTTAGTGCAACTCTAATTGCAGTTGGTGCATCTCTAATCTGTAGTGCTAATCTTGTAAAGTCGACCCGAGTCATGGAAACCTGTAACTGCTATCATGTAAAACATGTTTAGAATTCAACCCCATTTTCTCATGATCTCTTgttataggctatatgttattaTCTCGAGATGAAATTTAGCCCTAAGAACACTTCATTTGCCTACAACAGCCCAATTAGTTGTACAGCATGTCAGTAGTCATTTTGTCAAAATCATTGCTTGGGCAGTTCCCAGTAGAGGCTCCTGTGCCAAGATGGTCAACACATTCCACCACAACATTTAAGCTCCCAACTGCTCCACCACCAGTAGAGCTTACTAGCTGTCTTCTTATCAATGCATTATTTTCTTGAGGCATCAAATATGTCGTTAGGGTTGGAAAACAAAGTGTCAAGACAATGGTGAAAGTAAGATGAGAATAAGAAGACTCaagaaaggggaggagggggacggTGCAACAATGGATGGAAACAAATATTATCTTCGGGCTTCCATAATGAACCAGTATTAGAGAAATGTTTAATCCTGATCAGAAACTTCATTAAGTCACTCCAGTAACGTAATATAATGGACAGACGTGAGGTCAAACCCCATGAGTGAAGCAAATTTGTAAACGTTGATTTCAttgttacgttacgttacgttacgttacgttacgttacgttacgttacgttacgttacatTGCGTTACGTTACCCAATCcaaagtgccttgctcaagggcatagTGGTGGAAGCTGGAAATTTAACCTACaaccttaaccactacactaccacctccccaATCAGGGATTTCACAGACAGCAATTGGTTTCCTTCAGGCCTAATTTATGTTGTGTTATCCCTGTGTTTACCATGTTGATATTTAGGTCGCGGTTCTAAGCGAAAGGCAGAGAATCATGATCTAAAAGAAGATGCACCCTCTTTggacaacaaaaaagaaaaacctgaaGATGCGGAGATTAAAGACGAAGGGCAAAAAATTGTCATTGAACACAGGTAAACTGGGAATCTGATGCATGTGTTAAACAATTGCTTATAGCTTTCCCCATGCCCATGTTGTTTTGGATGACTCACAGAATATTGGGTTCTTCTAGTAAAAGCTGCCGAGTGTACCGTCAGCATGCTGAAGCAGTGAAGTCAGCAATTCAGGCTGCACATCCAGATATGTGTGTGGAACTGAACCCCCAGAAACCTCGTCGCTACAGTTTTGACATCAGCCTGCTGGATGCTGGCAAGGGTAAGTGTAGTGGAGGACTTGAAATGagtcaatcagctgtgatgaAATGTGCTGCACATCAGTGATTTATTATGCCCTCTGTATTATTTCAATGaggaaatataaatataaatatacataccGGTATGTCTCCTCTCAGTATCTCTCaactttgcacacactctgttcTCAGAAACCTGTCTGTGGAATGGCATTAAGATGGGTCCTCCTGCTAGACTGAAATTCCCTGACCATGAAGAACTCCTATCTATCTTGAAGGAGGCACTAGACAGAGGCACTAAATAGAGACCAATGAGGTGTGTCTAGGCTTTCACTGTTAACTTTTAAAAGGGAACTGTGCTTGATTACAACATTGTTATTATTCTATAGCCAGACATCATTCAGGTTATATGAATGTTTGATGTTTAAGGGTAACATAGTCATAGTCCGAGTGAGTCACTCTTGGTGGTATTGGGAGCTTTCAGTTCATGCATACTGAATTTACTTGAGATTCTCAGACATACAGAGGATCAGTTTGGGTCAGAAATTCCAACGTTGGTGTCTGTTCAGTATACCATGTTAAACCAAAAACCAAAAGAAGGTTTTTCTATGAACCAAATTTCTATCCTTTGCAGTTGCTAATCAGTAGGGCTGTAACAATACACCAAACTCACGATTAggtttgatttttttaaaataataataataaaaaaaaacattttacccACGGTTCGATATACACCTAAATTTTTTTGGGTGGGGGGGATTAGAATATTTGAAAACCTGTATAAACTGGACTGATTTGGACGCtgaatatacatacacatatatgtagcctatctaactatctatctatctatctatctatctatttgtctgtctgtctgtctgtctgtaaacTACTGATATAAAATACtgaatttctgatattcatgaccgATTTCTGGGTTTCATAGGCACTGTTTCTATTACAGCTCTGCCTCTTTCTGTCCCTTGCTGCTGCAGCTGTAAGCAGCTCTGGCTGAAGCCtggaaatattgtaaacaaagtaaccTAGTTGGCTAGCTGATCATAATATATTGGTTtgacaagagagagaataaataaatattgttaCAGCCCAACTAATCAGATAATTAGCGCCTGCATGGGCATgggatcagagagggttaaagcggatgaaggatctttgatgggCTACCTTCCAAGTCTGTCCCTTGATAACCTGATGCAGTGTTTGGAACTGATGACTATTGGtcgtcaggctgaattttttcTTGCTGGTTTGTactgctgctgtctgtgctTGCTTACTCATTTCTGGCTTAGTTTTGTTCTGTAAGAGAAGAGACTCCACTGTTTTTCTTGATAATGAGTGGGTTGAACACTCCTTATTATTAAGTTCTTTAAACTTTTGTATTACGTTTGTAAGTACTGAATTCCTCCTGTGTATAACATATGAGTGAAAGTGTTTGAActttaataaataaaatgttcacTTTAAATGTGTCAGTATTCAGGTCCTTACGTGTCGGCTGTacctagcaccagggtctaacacAAAATCTGTAGCACACATTATTCAACTTTTACAGTGTAAGAAGTGAAATTATGTAGTAACATAGCAT encodes:
- the LOC134068918 gene encoding selenoprotein H-like is translated as MSARPNSKTGRGSKRKAENHDLKEDAPSLDNKKEKPEDAEIKDEGQKIVIEHSKSCRVYRQHAEAVKSAIQAAHPDMCVELNPQKPRRYSFDISLLDAGKETCLWNGIKMGPPARLKFPDHEELLSILKEALDRGTK